ACCGTTTAGAAAAGAGGCTTCGGATTTGTCGCTGAGATCCAATCGATAGTCTTCAGAATCTCAATAAATATGTTCTTTCGCTCTTCGCCTCAACTTGTGCCTCACTATTAATGGCCTTTGCCATTAGGTACATATGGGAGAGCACAACGCCCAGATCAATTGCAATTACTTCTTCATAAATCAAAGGGATTTTCTTCCATCCGTGAACTGCAATTTCGTTCTTGCTCAAGATTTCGAACTTCCAAGGCTGCCGGTTGAACGACGAGGGCGCCATCCTACCCGCGTTCACAATGTCTTTTATCCTGCTGTCCACGTACTCTTCTCTACCAAACACAACCTCTTCAAAGGGCTTTCTGTTGGCATCTCTGTATAAGAAACGCGATGCTCTCTCGACGATATCCTCATTACTGTTGGCCTGAAAGCCCACGATAACCATAGATAGATAATTGGGCAGACGAGCCCAGCTTGTAGAGAATCCCTTCAGAGTTAGATTAAGAACTATTTGCTCACCTTCGAAACCGTACTTGACCAGCTTTGGCGTCGTGAATTCTTTTAGTTTCGCCAGTACAATTCCCGAACCTGATGGAAACTGCGGAGTGAAATACCACTGTAAAGGAGAATCTGAGTTTATTGGGATAATGTCTCCAAGAGCAAGATGCACCTCTTTCATCTGCTCAGGAGACAACTGTTTTTCCAGGAACTTTCTCTGAGTTACTCTTTGGCCTATAGCTTTCATGATCTCCTGCTTGCTTAACATTCAATCACCTCTTTACTATATTCTATATAATTTGACAATAAAACTCAAGATTAATCTTCTGAGTGGTTTTCAAGATGAAAACGAGTAGTTCGAAGAACAAGATATGCACTATTGAAAACCCTCTGACGATCGGCATTTCTCCCCAAGGAGTCACTTCACAGAGAGACAAATTACAATTCTTCCACAAAATAAGAGGCTGAGGATAAACCTCAGCTCCGAAAAATTATGAGTCGAATTATATTACAGACCTTCCCGTAATTCCCTAGCCCACTCCTTTGCCGTTTCAACGTATTCATCTAGCCTGGAAGAAGGTGATTCGAAGTCGCTCTCCTGTATCACATCATTACCCTTCAGTGCCTTCTTGAGATTCTCAAAGGCAGCACCGATCATTCCATCATGTGTACAGAAAAGAGCTATCTTCTTTCCCTCCAGCTTGTTTTCTTCAAGAAATGTACTGATAGGCGGCGCATAAGTAAGTGCCCAGACGGGACTGCCGATGATTATCAGATCGTATTTGTTCGGATCAAACCTATATGGCTCAAGTTCAGGCTTGTCATTCATAGTTACCGATTCGCTTCCCCAGATGTGCTCCTTGTCAGGATCGTATCCGGGAGTGGTCTCTATTTGCTTGGCATTCTCAACATGGTGATAGTAGGTTCGTGCAAAGTCCCCTGTGGGCACAAGCCTTAGAAGGTCAGCATCGATTGAAGAGGCCATAGCCTCTGCAAGAGCTTTTGTACTTTCATCGTATGAGAAATAAACAACAATAGACTTCATTCTATTACCTCCTTTCAAAGCTATTATAGCTTGACTTAGCGATGAAATGAAAGTATCTGTTTTTGGCAACTAGGAAATGTCAGAACCAGTCATTGGAGAACCGCAACTTTCTTCACATCTTCACCTCCAAAACTTGTCAACAACATTATGCAACTTTCTTGACGAATAAACTCAGATGAGCAGAGAACAATGTAGTCTGGACTGGTTATAATTGGCCGAGGTGATAATTTTGAAGAGAGCACTAATTACCGGAGCGTCATCGGGAATAGGCAAGGTTTTTTCCTATGAGCTTGCAAAGCGTGGGTATGAAACGGTTCTTGTAGCCAGGCGACTAGAAAGACTACAGACGATTTCCGATCAAATTGAG
The sequence above is drawn from the Mesotoga sp. UBA6090 genome and encodes:
- a CDS encoding flavodoxin family protein; this translates as MKSIVVYFSYDESTKALAEAMASSIDADLLRLVPTGDFARTYYHHVENAKQIETTPGYDPDKEHIWGSESVTMNDKPELEPYRFDPNKYDLIIIGSPVWALTYAPPISTFLEENKLEGKKIALFCTHDGMIGAAFENLKKALKGNDVIQESDFESPSSRLDEYVETAKEWARELREGL
- a CDS encoding nitroreductase family protein; translation: MLSKQEIMKAIGQRVTQRKFLEKQLSPEQMKEVHLALGDIIPINSDSPLQWYFTPQFPSGSGIVLAKLKEFTTPKLVKYGFEGEQIVLNLTLKGFSTSWARLPNYLSMVIVGFQANSNEDIVERASRFLYRDANRKPFEEVVFGREEYVDSRIKDIVNAGRMAPSSFNRQPWKFEILSKNEIAVHGWKKIPLIYEEVIAIDLGVVLSHMYLMAKAINSEAQVEAKSERTYLLRF